From the Manis javanica isolate MJ-LG chromosome 13, MJ_LKY, whole genome shotgun sequence genome, one window contains:
- the ARMC6 gene encoding armadillo repeat-containing protein 6 isoform X3, with protein MDHILFIHSSTDLMDAWVTSVFGREQCCREHVLDNLQESVAHSHPQEVWAHLARFCEQCKQHKACRFLAAQKGAYPVLLTAWKLAAASDRGLLLQALSALSALTDGQPDLLDAQGLQLLVATLAQNADSADLTYSGIRCVCHACLKHEQNRQSLVKAGVLPLLTGAITRHGHCANVVREACWALRVMTFDDDIRVPFGHAHDRAKMIVLENGGLKVLIKAAKAFPDNPSVLGELCSTLSRLAVRNEFCQDVVNLGGLSILVTLLANCGDHQDLVKQVLSALRAIAGNDDVKDAIVHAGGTQSIVAAMTRHMASPQVCEQSCAALCVLALRKPENSQVIVEGGGALAALEAMRAHQQEAGVQKQACMLIRNLVARSQAFSQPILDLGAEALILQARATHRDCEDVAKAALRDLGCRIELRELWTGQKGNLAP; from the exons atggaccacattttgtttatccattcatccactgatctGATGGACGCTTGGGTAACTTCCGTCTTTGGTCGTGAACAATGCTGCCGTGAACAT GTCCTGGACAACCTGCAGGAGTCTGTGGCCCACTCGCACCCCCAGGAAGTGTGGGCACACCTTGCCCGCTTTTGTGAGCAGTGCAAGCAGCACAAGGCCTGCCGCTTCCTGGCGGCCCAAAAAGGAGCCTACCCTGTCCTCCTCACTGCTTGGAAGCTGGCTGCAGCAAGTGACCGGGGCCTCCTGCTCCAGGCCCTCAGCGCCCTGTCAGCCCTGACTGACGGACAGCCCGACCTCCTGGATGCCCAGGGCCTGCAGCTACTGGTAGCCACACTGGCCCAGAATGCGGACTCAGCTGATCTGACCTACTCTGGCATCCGCTGCGTGTGCCATGCCTGCCTGAAGCATGAGCAGAATCGGCAGAGCTTGGTGAAAGCTGGCGTGTTGCCCCTGCTTACTGGCGCCATTACCCGGCATGGCCACTGTGCCAATGTGGTCAGGGAGGCCTGCTGGGCCCTCCGTGTCATGACCTTTGATGACGACATCAGAGTGCCCTTCGGCCATGCCCACGACCGTGCCAAGATGATTGTGCTGGAGAACGGAGGCTTGAAGGTGCTCATCAAGGCAGCCAAAG CATTCCCTGACAACCCCAGCGTCCTGGGCGAGCTCTGCAGCACCCTGTCCCGCCTGGCCGTCCGCAATGAGTTCTGCCAGGATGTCGTCAACCTTGGGGGCCTCAGCATCCTGGTGACCCTGCTGGCCAACTGCGGCGACCACCAG GACCTGGTGAAGCAAGTCCTGAGCGCCCTGCGGGCCATCGCAGGCAACGACGATGTGAAAGATGCCATTGTCCATGCAGGTGGGACACAGTCCATTGTGGCGGCCATGACCCGGCACATGGCCAGCCCCCAG GTGTGCGAGCAGAGCTGTGCGGCCCTGTGCGTCCTGGCCCTGCGCAAGCCTGAGAACAGCCAGGTCATCGTGGAGGGCGGCGGGGCCCTGGCTGCGCTGGAGGCCATGAGGGCGCATCAGCAGGAGGCTGGTGTGCAG AAACAGGCCTGTATGCTGATCCGTAACCTGGTGGCTCGCAGCCAGGCCTTCTCACAGCCCATCCTGGACCTGGGGGCTGAAGCACTCATCTTGCAGGCCCGTGCAACCCACCGTGACTGCGAGGACGTGGCCAAGGCTGCCCTGCGGGACTTGGGCTGCCGCATCGAGCTCCGAGAGCTGTGGACGGGCCAGAAGGGCAACCTGGCGCCGTGA